Genomic DNA from Fusarium keratoplasticum isolate Fu6.1 chromosome 2, whole genome shotgun sequence:
AGGCAGGTGCGCATGCAGGGCTCAGCAACTCAGGGCAGGTACTTATTAAACCTATCCAAGACCTTGAGCTGCAATGCATCATGCTCGCTTGTTCCTATAGATTCCGAGATTGGTGATGATTACCAAGTGCTCGATCTATTGTCGTCAAGGATCCTACAAATGTCCCCAGGCGCATGGAACACTCCAGGGTCCGACTTGACCCAGGACGATGCACCTGGCATCACTACGGCCTAGCACGGCGGGTTGAGCTGCTTTATGCACAGGAACAGGATCCGAATCTCATGGTACAGAGGATAGCGCGCCTTTGCTGCCAACATCAGCTGTTGTCTTCTGTTTCCAGACAGTTAGGCCCTTCTAGTCTGTTGCTGGGCGGGGCCGAGGCTGGGATCCATGGCTGGACGAGTTGGTCTGGATGCTGAGCCTTTGTTGAGCGTAGATGCGATGCTGATCAGTTTCTAGTGCATGACACCCCAGACTGAGACGCGACGAACCCAAGCCGCGCCGCACCGTACCGTGCCGTTCTCGGTCAGCCGTTGGTGCTTGTCCGAGAGCTGGGGCAGTGACCATCCCGGTTGTCCCGGTCTTGAGGGTTCAGTCGATTGCTGGGTCCTTCTGGATCCAATGCAGCTAGACGATGCATACCATACTGTAGAGACGTATCCGTAGTTGGCGTGGGATGAGTTGCCCCTCTTCTGAGGCATCATGATTCGTGGTGTCGAGTCCCATGAGGAGCAGCATCAAAATAAAGCACACATGCTGGTGCCATATCCCGCCAGGACTGAGTCGATATTTATGACTGCTGGTCTTGTGTCGTGAATCCACTTGGTTgggctgaggttgagctggtGGATGCCGGAGCCTGGGTGGATGGGTCTAGCTTTCGCTAAGCCGGCCAAGACCAGTCGGGTGATGGACGAGGTTGACAGGCCACACGCCGGATATGATTCCCGTAAGGGTTttgatgagggagagggagagggatTGGGTGAGACGAGGTTGATTGTAACTGTTGCGTTCAGGTCTCCGTTTCACGGACGATGGGCAGTCGCCGGATCTGCTAGATACGGGAGGGGAGGGGCATTGGTCCTGGTCCTGTGAGGGGCATCAGGATCCTCGCTCGGAGGAGTTGATGTCAAGGTTGCAACGAGCTCAGCGTCGGGGCCAGGGTCTGGCATGCCAGGGGTATATGAGAGAATGCTTGTACTGGTATCAGGGCAGAGTGTTGGTGGCTGTGGTGTTTGAAGTTGATGCGTGTATAGAAGCCTGATGGTTCTATCCGATTGCTTGTTTGGGCAGCTCACAGCCAGGTCTCTGAACAAGTCGTAGGCATGGATGTATCTCGAGACACAACGGAACTGCGTCGAGCACGTGGTGGACTGTTTCAAGAGGACCCAGGACGCAGATGATGATATTCATTGGTCGACTCTGGCCCCGGAAAGTGACAGTCACCCAACGTGGACCGTGACCGTGGACCTCCTGGCAGATCAGCACCGCGGCTCGGCCCAAAAATCGATCCGCAGCGCCCAACTTTGCATCTCCAACCTTACTCCATCCACTGACTGACACTGATTCCTTCCCTCATCCCTCCCACACATCAGCCGCTCTAGCCAGCCATCCAGCTGGAGACAGAGTACTGTACCGTTCGTTCTAGTCACCGTACTGCATCTGCCGCGACTCTAGACATCACACCATCGCCGCCTGTCTTGTCTCGCCCGCCGCCTGCCCACAAATCGAAATCGCCCGCCAACTCGATCAAATCGCCGCCTCCCCCACCTGGTTACGGCATCGCTTCCAGCCACCAGCCACCTGGGAGTTTACTCCTGCTGCCTTGGTCCTTGGTCCTTGGTCGCAGGCCTCCCTCCTGTCTCTCTCCAGCTGCCTCTGCCGTCCACCCATCTTTCCCTTGGTCTACCCAAACTTGGTCgcgccttggcctccagcTACCGCTACCGctaccttggccttggcttcttctcctaCCCAACTCGCAACAGTCCAGTCCAACAGTCCAAACGACCCACCCCCCACCAGCACCAGGCCCCAAGGCCCAGAGGCCAACCCGGCCGCAGAGCCACTCGCTCCAAGATCTCGGAGCTACTAAAAGCTGCCTGCACGTCCTGACCTGCCGGTACGGAGCCTGGAGCCATTCGTCCACGAGCTAGGGTCGCTTGAACCCTGTCCGCGACAATGTCGATAAAGTAAGCCTCTTTCGCGAGCCTCTTCCCCTTGAGCCTTTCCTCTCCCCGTCTTGTCTTGTTCTACCTTGGCCCTTGGTCTCTTCCGTTCCCGCCCAGTCTCTGAGGCCCATCCTTGCCCGTGGCTCTCCTCCGCTCCGTCACCCTCCCGCCCGTCACCTCCGTGCCTCTCCGTCACTCTCCGCTCTATACCATCCCGTCCTGTCCTTGCACCTCCGTCCTATCCCCcccgtcccgtcccgtccaGTACACGGCGCCCACGGCGTCCGCGGCATAGTCCGCCCGTCGACCGCCCCGCCATCTACGGCCCATGGAGTCATGGACCCCGCCCTACAATGGACAACCCTCACGACTATTTGATTACGAGCCGTCCTCCTTCGCGGCCCGTCGACCCTGACAATGCCGATAGCTGGGTTATGCTTAACCAGGGCGGCTTCGTCAAGCTTGGCAATGAACGCATCTTGATGAAGCTCGACTCGAGGATCTCATGCGACCTGTCTGTGCCCCAGGAGCTGAGATCACGATGCACCTCGTTCCAACGGAAAAGCGATAGGGGCACCCTTTTCCTTACCAACAAGAGAGTGAGTTTGTTCTGCTGTCTTGGCCGTCACCTTCTGACCTTGTAGATCGTGTATCTACCATCGAAACCTACCCAAGAACCAAAATTCGAATCCTTTAGTGCCCCAATCTTAAAATTCCAAGACTCTacgacctcgtcctcgatgTGGTGGGGATGGGTCTGGAAGTCAGATTGCATCCCAGTATCTGGGGGTGGCATTCCCCCAGACATTCCACGAGTCGAAGTCAAGTTCACCTTTTCCGACGGCGGCATGATGGACTTCAATGAGACCTACATCCGGTTGAGGGAGCGCCTCTTCCAGTATCAAGAGATGCGCCGCGAGATGGGCCCTGGCGCTGATGTTCCCGATGAACCTCTTCCAGCCTACGAGGCCCAATCTAGTCAACCAGCCACAGCCACTTTGGATACGCGGCCAGATCGATCCGACAGTGCCGCCAGCCGGAGGGCGCCAGATGAGCCACCACCAGATTATGACGAGGCGCAAGCCCAGCAGTTGAATATCCGGCTGGAGGATCACATTCGGGGCGAGATTGACAGGGGAGTATACGAACGCGATGATTAACGGCCGCATTTCGACCACATCGAGGACTGGTCAAGATACCAAGATTTGAGCACTGCATTATGAACTGTCTTTTTTGTACCGTCGGGACTTTTGTATCGTAGCGATGGCAGACCTGCTCACATGATTTACGTTTGTCAATGGCTATCAGACTagaagagatgagatgataGATCAAGCAGACTGGTGATGATTATTTGTTGCGGCTAAAGTGCGGGTCAATGATGACATAATCACCGGAAGACTGGAAGACGCTCGGATCTTGAATCACGTGCGGTATTTTTGACAAAGCCGGGTGCCCCTCAGCCAATCAAACTGCCTCAATTACCTAGGTTCCGGATCAGTTTTCATTTCGTGCCTCTGGCCGAGAGCTTCCGACCTCTTACGATCAGGAACGACAACGACACCTCAATCGAAACCACCACTCGCCATTGTGAATTCTTCCGCCTGTCGCAATGGGTATCTGGGACGCCTTCACCGATATTGTCGAGGCCGTGACGCCATGGAGCGtcgtcgaggctgaggctccTGCCGAGCCCAAGGTACGGCTTTTTCTCACGCATTTTCTCTCACCCCATCAATTGCGTCACGCACCGGGCGAGGGCGCGGCCAATGCCCCGTGAATCCATCGACAAGGCTGACACTGCATAGGAGGAGCCCGAggccgagaccgagaccaaggacgagcccgaggaggaggccgaggaagaggaggaagaggaggatgaggaggatgaggaggatgaggaggagctcgtCGACCCCAAGGATACCCTCGAGGAAGGTTCGTCATACCAATTCATACGAATCGAGCGAGATACTTTGTCGTTATCGATCCAGACTGGAATTCCAATATGCTGACGCATCGACAGAGTGCCGGAACTCTCCCCAGTGTGCTCCCGCCAAGCACCACTTTGATGAGTGCGTTGAGCGTGTGCAGCAGCAAGAGAGCGA
This window encodes:
- a CDS encoding UCR-hinge domain-containing protein; translated protein: MGIWDAFTDIVEAVTPWSVVEAEAPAEPKEEPEAETETKDEPEEEAEEEEEEEDEEDEEDEEELVDPKDTLEEECRNSPQCAPAKHHFDECVERVQQQESEGGAKEDCVEEFFHLAHCATACAAPKLWAKLK